The Paenibacillus macerans genome includes a window with the following:
- a CDS encoding glycoside hydrolase domain-containing protein, with product MKKRIFAALMTVLLLCGLIESMIPGAVPVSAAAAGPAVQGEPTRNVALNASVTASGQCNSSEAAKFAIDSKTDTKWCDNTNAKIKWLKLDLGQVYNINEWVVVNAGINESNSPFWNTKNFRLQKSDDGKTWTDVDVVQNNAQTIVDRYLPEPFSARYVRFYVSKGAHDSNTVRLYELELYGVDAGQTPAYPPANLDPVDYVDPFINTLGDNGQTNPGPTMPFGLVSLGPDSDGGAFSGYYYQDKNLKGFSHLRFSGAGCSGAGGNILMMPETGSFTKNVNEYKQKYDKASEQASAGYYAVNLNSGVGVELTASDNVGFHRYTFPASATTGSVLVDLSNSYAGMIDANLKVENNNEISGMVKSKNVCGYGYYVMYYSIQFDHDFDSYTSWQGDATGTDAVRSGANSGVWVNFANAAGKVIQAKVGLSPISVEQAKYERDHDIEGWDFDAQHTKIRGAWSDLLGKVEITDADEENKRIFYTQMYHTFLHPKNVTSSAGTFKAGRDENTIRQASELGDDFEYYNGWATWDDFRKYALFSVLTPTEYNNMVKSLADLYETRGTYTQFGDGYWPSPTVRNEFNGAVLLDAYAKGFRDFDAYTALKGMGVDVSNFGDQDKVSGQLEKAKSGYFPMKLAELLGDKATYEKYKQVALSYKDLWNPDQVDENGDKIGFFTPNGITVSSGDVTAVDRYAYQGNLWQYRWSASQDIKGLAELIGGKTKMAEQLTDFFIRDEYMAVNEQDLDAPYLFNYLGYPYLTQYFTREYTTEVVTHKYHNHGAYSYPLKSRLYRADPEGYLPSMDDDAGAMASWFVYSAMGLFPANPGDAAFLIGSPIFSEVKLHLDGGKTFTIKANNVSGKNRFIQSATLNGGEFDQAWIKYEDIMAGGTLEFDMGSEPNTAWGAKAKAAPPMTDYGTDFDNSLSRQALIAEGSAWKYYDKGQYAGDGWTGAAYDDSAWKSGPAPLGYDNKGYAKTVVSYGPDGNNKYPATYFRKTFEVADTAGILELDATLVRDDGAVVYLNGHEVIRTNMPTGPVSYNTYANATVNDERDRNVFQIDPSLLVKGTNVLTVEVHQVNATSSDIAFDFGLVAVKEMAKPAAPTGPVVDDTANTFGWTNVPGFEQPSDYQFSTDGGRTWTIATANPQIVGPVAYGAGVVQVRIKANESLGVTAGEPLLSDAAYTSDIKWDVFDLNADVKRTGNMVVDVSGTLKGAYADSAVAVIQLMNGGQQAFVSSAVPVATGNFDLTQSFNVNASKYQVNIYLVDKYDGNIYDSLWLAEPIVSQAEPQPDPGTPGGEEPGQPGQPGEEEPLPEPLPVPVKTPDVPEPAVEPEPPAETPNFEAADGKLAIQFEAYTGLSSDKHPNGAPLGTEPNNGGTVVKNTFNGAWLAYQRADFGTAGMNRIQVVYDAPTGRAPADARAEIRLGSVDGTLIGTVALTNTGSSWGTYRTAAANLNTTVTGVQDVYIVLKGTTTGDLPYIGNFDSFTFDKVRSDYAKLELETFDAWSTELNPAKGTPLKTENGKSGKQVANTFNGAWLAYKGMDFGSAGVNQFAIEYSGNSNSVPADAAVEVRLGSVNGTLAGKAAVPPTAGSWGTYKTATAELNRTVTGVQDVYLVLTGTTDSKYTYIGNFDNASFSLKTAEPEPEPKPEPGEPNVTVEFESYSGWTTEVSTFGKGGLRTEKNNGNNTVVNNTFTGAWLVYNDVDFGTQGKNYIEIEYDAPSQKAPADVVAEIRLGDKDGELVGQVQLPNTGSGWGTYKIQGAALDQTLPGKQTICVVLKGSTTSGLPYVGNMDRMIFSKR from the coding sequence ATGAAGAAGAGGATTTTTGCAGCGCTCATGACGGTGCTGCTGCTGTGCGGCTTGATCGAGTCGATGATTCCGGGCGCCGTTCCCGTTTCCGCCGCGGCCGCGGGACCTGCGGTCCAGGGAGAACCGACGCGGAACGTCGCTTTGAACGCGTCCGTGACGGCCTCGGGGCAGTGCAACAGCAGCGAAGCCGCCAAATTTGCCATCGACAGTAAAACCGACACGAAATGGTGCGACAATACGAACGCCAAAATCAAATGGCTAAAGCTTGATTTGGGCCAAGTGTACAACATCAACGAATGGGTTGTCGTCAACGCGGGCATCAACGAAAGCAACAGCCCGTTCTGGAACACGAAAAATTTCCGCTTGCAAAAAAGCGATGACGGCAAAACCTGGACGGACGTCGACGTCGTGCAAAACAACGCGCAGACGATTGTCGACCGCTATTTGCCGGAGCCTTTTTCCGCCCGGTATGTCCGGTTCTACGTGAGCAAAGGAGCACATGACTCCAATACCGTGCGCTTGTATGAGCTTGAGCTGTACGGGGTTGATGCCGGTCAAACGCCGGCTTATCCGCCGGCCAACCTCGATCCGGTCGACTACGTGGACCCGTTCATTAATACGCTCGGCGACAACGGCCAGACGAACCCGGGACCGACGATGCCGTTTGGCCTCGTTTCCCTAGGGCCCGATAGCGATGGCGGAGCGTTCAGCGGGTACTACTACCAGGATAAGAACTTGAAGGGTTTCTCGCACCTGAGATTCAGCGGCGCAGGCTGCAGCGGGGCGGGCGGCAATATTTTGATGATGCCGGAAACCGGCTCTTTCACGAAAAACGTCAACGAGTACAAGCAAAAATACGATAAAGCCAGCGAACAGGCTTCCGCCGGATATTATGCGGTAAACCTGAACTCCGGTGTCGGCGTTGAGTTGACCGCTTCGGACAATGTGGGCTTTCACCGCTACACGTTCCCGGCATCGGCAACGACCGGCTCCGTGCTGGTCGATCTGTCCAACTCGTATGCCGGCATGATCGACGCCAATCTTAAAGTGGAAAACAACAATGAAATTTCCGGCATGGTCAAATCGAAAAACGTCTGCGGATACGGATATTACGTCATGTATTATTCCATCCAGTTCGATCATGATTTCGACTCCTACACGTCCTGGCAGGGCGATGCGACGGGAACGGACGCGGTGCGCAGCGGCGCAAACAGCGGCGTGTGGGTGAACTTCGCAAACGCCGCCGGCAAAGTGATTCAGGCGAAAGTGGGCCTGTCGCCGATCAGCGTGGAACAGGCGAAATACGAGCGCGATCACGACATCGAGGGCTGGGACTTCGACGCTCAGCACACCAAGATTCGCGGCGCTTGGAGCGATTTGCTCGGCAAAGTGGAGATCACCGATGCCGACGAAGAAAACAAACGGATTTTTTACACGCAAATGTACCATACGTTCCTTCATCCGAAAAACGTAACCAGCTCCGCCGGCACCTTCAAAGCAGGACGGGACGAAAACACGATCCGGCAGGCTTCCGAGCTGGGCGACGATTTTGAATACTACAACGGCTGGGCGACTTGGGACGATTTTCGCAAATACGCCCTGTTCTCCGTGCTGACGCCAACGGAATACAACAACATGGTGAAATCTTTGGCGGATCTGTACGAGACACGCGGCACCTATACGCAATTTGGGGACGGATACTGGCCGAGCCCGACAGTGCGGAACGAGTTTAACGGCGCGGTCCTTCTGGACGCATATGCCAAGGGATTCCGCGATTTTGACGCGTACACGGCGCTGAAGGGCATGGGCGTCGACGTGAGCAACTTCGGCGATCAGGATAAAGTGTCGGGTCAGTTGGAAAAAGCAAAAAGCGGTTATTTTCCGATGAAACTGGCCGAGCTGCTCGGGGACAAAGCGACGTACGAGAAATACAAGCAGGTAGCTCTGTCTTACAAGGACCTGTGGAATCCGGATCAGGTCGACGAAAACGGCGACAAGATCGGGTTCTTTACCCCGAACGGGATAACCGTTAGCAGTGGGGATGTGACGGCGGTGGACAGATACGCCTACCAGGGCAACCTGTGGCAGTACCGCTGGTCCGCTTCGCAGGACATCAAAGGTTTGGCTGAACTAATCGGCGGCAAAACGAAAATGGCCGAGCAGTTGACGGACTTCTTCATTAGAGACGAATATATGGCCGTCAACGAGCAGGATTTGGACGCGCCGTATTTGTTCAACTACCTGGGTTATCCGTATTTGACCCAATATTTTACCCGCGAGTATACGACGGAAGTGGTGACGCATAAATACCATAACCACGGGGCGTATTCCTATCCGCTGAAATCGCGCCTGTACCGGGCCGACCCGGAAGGCTACCTGCCGTCGATGGACGATGACGCGGGTGCAATGGCTTCCTGGTTCGTCTACAGCGCGATGGGGCTGTTCCCCGCCAATCCGGGCGACGCGGCTTTCCTGATCGGATCGCCGATTTTCTCGGAAGTGAAGCTGCATCTGGACGGCGGCAAAACGTTTACGATCAAAGCGAACAATGTGTCCGGCAAAAACCGCTTTATTCAATCCGCCACGCTGAACGGCGGGGAATTTGATCAAGCCTGGATCAAGTACGAGGATATTATGGCCGGCGGCACGCTGGAATTCGACATGGGTTCGGAGCCGAACACCGCCTGGGGCGCCAAGGCCAAAGCGGCACCGCCGATGACCGACTACGGCACCGATTTCGACAACTCCTTGTCCCGTCAAGCGCTGATCGCCGAAGGTTCGGCCTGGAAATACTACGACAAGGGTCAATACGCCGGCGACGGCTGGACAGGCGCGGCCTATGACGACAGCGCGTGGAAGTCGGGTCCGGCGCCGCTCGGATACGACAACAAAGGCTACGCGAAAACAGTCGTCAGCTATGGGCCGGACGGCAACAACAAGTACCCGGCGACATATTTCCGCAAAACGTTTGAGGTTGCGGACACCGCAGGCATCCTCGAACTGGACGCTACGCTGGTCCGTGATGACGGGGCCGTTGTGTACCTGAACGGGCACGAAGTCATTCGTACCAATATGCCAACCGGACCGGTTAGCTATAACACGTACGCCAATGCGACCGTTAATGACGAGCGGGACCGGAATGTTTTCCAAATTGATCCTTCGCTTCTGGTGAAAGGCACCAACGTGCTGACCGTAGAGGTGCATCAGGTGAATGCGACCAGCTCGGATATCGCCTTTGACTTCGGTCTTGTCGCGGTGAAGGAAATGGCGAAGCCGGCCGCGCCGACCGGACCGGTCGTGGACGATACGGCCAACACGTTCGGCTGGACTAACGTGCCGGGCTTCGAGCAGCCGTCCGACTATCAATTCAGCACGGACGGAGGCCGCACCTGGACGATCGCCACCGCCAATCCGCAAATCGTGGGCCCGGTCGCTTACGGCGCGGGCGTTGTGCAGGTGAGAATCAAGGCGAACGAAAGCCTGGGCGTAACCGCTGGGGAGCCGCTGCTTTCGGATGCTGCATACACCTCCGACATAAAATGGGACGTGTTTGACCTGAACGCCGATGTCAAACGGACCGGCAATATGGTCGTTGACGTGTCAGGCACGCTGAAAGGCGCTTATGCGGATTCGGCCGTTGCCGTCATCCAATTGATGAACGGCGGCCAACAGGCTTTTGTATCCAGCGCGGTGCCGGTGGCAACCGGAAACTTTGATCTGACGCAAAGCTTCAATGTCAACGCCAGCAAATATCAGGTAAATATCTACCTGGTCGACAAATACGACGGCAACATTTATGATTCGCTCTGGCTGGCCGAGCCGATCGTCTCGCAGGCCGAACCGCAGCCGGACCCGGGTACGCCGGGCGGCGAAGAGCCGGGACAGCCGGGACAGCCGGGCGAAGAAGAGCCGCTGCCGGAACCGCTGCCGGTACCGGTGAAAACGCCGGATGTGCCGGAACCAGCGGTGGAGCCGGAACCGCCGGCGGAAACGCCGAATTTCGAGGCGGCGGACGGGAAGTTGGCCATTCAATTTGAGGCTTACACCGGCTTGTCATCGGATAAGCACCCTAACGGCGCCCCGTTAGGCACGGAACCGAACAACGGCGGGACCGTGGTCAAAAACACCTTTAACGGCGCATGGCTGGCTTATCAACGCGCGGACTTCGGAACCGCGGGGATGAACCGGATTCAAGTGGTTTATGACGCCCCGACCGGGAGAGCGCCGGCCGACGCCAGGGCGGAAATCCGCCTAGGCTCGGTAGACGGCACCCTGATCGGCACCGTAGCGCTGACGAATACCGGCAGCAGCTGGGGAACGTACCGGACCGCCGCGGCGAACCTGAACACCACCGTCACCGGCGTCCAGGATGTATATATCGTGCTGAAAGGCACGACGACGGGTGATCTTCCGTATATCGGCAATTTCGACAGCTTTACGTTCGACAAAGTCAGAAGCGATTATGCCAAGCTGGAATTGGAAACCTTTGACGCATGGTCGACGGAGCTTAACCCGGCCAAAGGCACGCCGCTAAAAACGGAAAACGGAAAAAGCGGGAAGCAAGTAGCGAACACGTTCAATGGGGCGTGGCTTGCTTACAAAGGAATGGATTTCGGCAGCGCGGGCGTCAATCAGTTCGCGATCGAATACTCCGGCAACAGCAACAGCGTCCCGGCCGATGCCGCCGTTGAAGTTCGTCTCGGCTCCGTGAACGGAACTTTGGCCGGCAAGGCAGCCGTACCGCCGACGGCTGGCTCCTGGGGAACCTATAAAACGGCAACCGCCGAGTTGAACCGGACCGTCACCGGCGTTCAAGACGTTTATCTCGTGCTGACCGGTACGACCGATTCGAAATATACCTATATCGGGAACTTCGATAACGCCAGCTTTTCGCTGAAGACGGCGGAACCCGAGCCCGAGCCTAAGCCGGAACCGGGAGAGCCGAATGTGACCGTGGAGTTCGAAAGCTACAGCGGCTGGACGACGGAGGTCAGCACCTTCGGCAAAGGCGGGCTGAGGACGGAGAAGAACAACGGGAACAACACCGTCGTGAACAACACTTTTACCGGTGCGTGGCTGGTGTATAATGACGTCGATTTCGGCACCCAAGGGAAAAATTACATCGAGATCGAATATGACGCTCCATCCCAAAAAGCCCCGGCGGACGTCGTGGCCGAAATTCGCCTGGGGGATAAGGACGGCGAGTTGGTCGGACAGGTCCAACTGCCGAATACCGGCAGCGGTTGGGGGACGTACAAAATCCAAGGCGCCGCGCTCGATCAGACGCTGCCCGGCAAGCAAACGATCTGCGTCGTACTGAAAGGCTCGACGACGTCCGGACTGCCCTACGTGGGCAATATGGACCGAATGATTTTCTCCAAGCGGTAA
- a CDS encoding S-layer homology domain-containing protein has translation MKKYVAAILAFLFVLAPISVYAAASFTLELSVKEVQRGGEITLSGTVADETDDVVVKMVSPNQTVLYIDVISAENGVYSKTVTIPETEDLAPSGVYTVVAGNGGLTQSGTFTIPGKGGNNPEPPGEGPSRPSKPSGGSNSSPVTTAPPANNSVSKDIPPAAGQVSGANVQPELAKDGRYIAGSDAIAKAAEQAKGAVTIELPAAAGESGSPLEIPAKSLNAIKDKNLDLIVTTDNRTVRFPAGSFAVSNDDLSRVRVVLNAAWSDEAKAVVEQSLRVSPDYTSTGVVLSVVIQLISGDNVTEIHQLDKPAVVTLKLTEEQAKRISADLAGVYYADGKTLEYTPGTVKNGTFNFTVGHFSYYTILQYSKTFVDLVGHWAESSVKSLAAKGIVKGVDANHYAPGRSITRAEFVALIMRTLEQSDKPLADQGAEGTFTDVPAGQYYTRNVADAAALGIITGYNGKFRPNDQITREEAVVALVRAADYFNLAATNGGQPAFADAGSISGWAKAAASSAWSKGLIQGDGKKFSPDRAVTRAEVAVMVKRLITNSSL, from the coding sequence GTGAAAAAATATGTGGCGGCCATCCTGGCGTTCCTGTTCGTACTTGCGCCGATTTCGGTCTACGCCGCGGCTTCCTTCACGCTGGAGTTAAGCGTGAAGGAGGTGCAGCGCGGCGGCGAAATTACACTTTCCGGAACGGTGGCGGACGAAACGGACGACGTCGTGGTCAAAATGGTGAGTCCGAATCAAACGGTTTTGTATATCGATGTTATCTCTGCCGAAAACGGCGTTTATTCGAAGACGGTGACGATTCCGGAGACGGAAGACCTGGCGCCCTCCGGCGTTTATACGGTCGTTGCCGGCAACGGCGGTTTGACGCAGTCCGGCACGTTTACGATTCCGGGCAAAGGCGGAAATAATCCCGAGCCTCCGGGTGAGGGACCTTCCAGACCAAGCAAACCGAGCGGAGGCTCGAATTCGAGTCCCGTAACAACGGCTCCACCGGCGAATAATTCCGTTTCCAAGGACATTCCGCCGGCCGCGGGACAGGTGAGCGGCGCAAACGTTCAGCCGGAATTGGCCAAGGACGGCCGATATATCGCCGGCAGCGACGCAATCGCGAAAGCCGCAGAGCAAGCGAAAGGCGCGGTAACGATCGAACTGCCCGCAGCGGCTGGAGAATCCGGCAGCCCGCTGGAAATTCCTGCGAAGTCCTTGAACGCCATTAAGGATAAAAATCTGGACCTCATCGTCACAACGGATAACCGCACGGTTCGTTTCCCTGCCGGCTCATTTGCGGTCTCGAACGATGATCTGTCGCGAGTCCGTGTCGTGCTGAACGCGGCCTGGAGCGATGAAGCCAAGGCGGTGGTCGAACAGTCGCTGCGCGTAAGTCCTGACTATACATCCACCGGCGTTGTGCTCTCCGTCGTGATTCAGCTAATCTCCGGCGACAACGTGACGGAAATCCATCAGTTGGACAAACCCGCTGTGGTGACGCTGAAGCTGACGGAAGAGCAGGCGAAGCGGATTTCCGCGGATCTTGCCGGCGTTTATTATGCGGACGGCAAAACGCTTGAATATACGCCGGGTACGGTGAAGAACGGAACGTTTAACTTTACCGTCGGGCATTTTTCCTATTACACGATTCTGCAATACAGCAAAACATTTGTGGATTTAGTCGGGCATTGGGCGGAAAGCTCCGTCAAATCGCTGGCCGCCAAGGGGATCGTGAAAGGCGTCGACGCGAACCATTACGCGCCGGGACGCAGCATTACCCGCGCCGAATTCGTCGCCTTGATCATGCGGACGCTTGAGCAATCGGACAAACCGCTGGCAGACCAGGGCGCCGAGGGGACATTTACGGACGTGCCGGCCGGCCAATATTACACCCGGAATGTGGCCGACGCAGCGGCGCTTGGCATCATTACCGGATACAACGGCAAATTCCGGCCGAACGACCAAATTACCCGCGAGGAAGCGGTCGTTGCGCTGGTCCGCGCTGCGGATTATTTCAACCTGGCGGCAACGAACGGAGGTCAGCCCGCTTTTGCCGATGCCGGCAGCATTTCCGGCTGGGCGAAGGCCGCCGCCAGCAGCGCATGGAGCAAAGGCCTGATTCAAGGCGACGGGAAGAAATTCAGCCCGGACCGGGCCGTGACCCGCGCCGAGGTTGCTGTTATGGTTAAACGGCTGATTACTAACAGTTCTCTATAA